One Streptomyces sp. R28 DNA window includes the following coding sequences:
- a CDS encoding 4-hydroxybenzoate 3-monooxygenase → MRTTVGIIGGGPAGLLLARLLHRAGIDCVVLESRTREYVEQRQRAGMLEQGTVDALREAGAAERLTAEGLVHQGIELRFDRERHHIDFPALTGGRTVTIYAQTEIVKDLVALQLADGPPLLFEAEALAVEKPESATPVVRFLHEGREQTLTCEWVAGCDGFHGISRDAFPAEVGRSYGHEYPYSWLGVLAEVPPSCDELIYARGEGGFALHSMRSASVSRLYLQVPNHTDPDDWHDDRIWDELAARFAIDADWTLHRGPITAKSVTTMRSYVHEPMRHGRLLLAGDAAHIVPPTGAKGLNLAVSDVRVLARGLIELHRTGNTQLLDRYSELCLQRVWQASRFSDDMTKMLHAQPDGDAFDQRMQLARLRRITASRHAPAELAANYSGLPLPLESRR, encoded by the coding sequence ATGCGCACGACCGTCGGCATCATCGGGGGCGGCCCCGCCGGACTGCTGCTCGCCCGCCTGCTGCACCGCGCCGGCATCGACTGTGTCGTCCTGGAGAGCCGCACGCGGGAGTACGTCGAGCAGCGCCAGCGGGCCGGGATGCTGGAGCAGGGCACCGTCGACGCGTTGCGCGAGGCCGGCGCCGCCGAGCGGCTGACGGCCGAAGGCCTGGTGCACCAGGGCATCGAGCTGCGCTTCGACCGGGAACGCCACCACATCGACTTCCCCGCCCTCACCGGCGGCCGTACGGTGACGATCTACGCCCAGACCGAGATCGTGAAGGACCTCGTCGCGCTGCAACTCGCCGACGGGCCACCGCTGTTGTTCGAGGCCGAGGCGCTCGCTGTCGAGAAGCCGGAGAGCGCGACGCCCGTCGTACGGTTCCTGCACGAGGGCCGTGAGCAGACGCTGACCTGCGAGTGGGTGGCCGGCTGCGACGGCTTCCACGGCATCTCCCGCGACGCGTTCCCGGCCGAGGTGGGCCGCTCGTACGGGCACGAGTATCCGTACTCCTGGCTCGGGGTCCTGGCCGAAGTGCCGCCGTCCTGCGACGAGTTGATCTACGCACGCGGCGAAGGCGGCTTCGCGCTGCACAGCATGCGCTCGGCCTCGGTCTCCCGGCTCTATCTCCAGGTCCCCAACCACACCGACCCCGACGACTGGCACGACGACCGCATCTGGGACGAACTCGCCGCGCGCTTCGCCATCGACGCCGACTGGACCCTGCACCGCGGCCCCATCACCGCCAAGTCCGTGACGACGATGCGCAGTTACGTCCACGAGCCGATGCGTCACGGCCGGCTGCTGCTCGCCGGGGACGCCGCCCACATCGTCCCGCCGACGGGCGCCAAGGGGCTCAACCTCGCCGTCTCGGACGTACGGGTCCTGGCCCGCGGGTTGATCGAGCTGCACCGCACAGGGAACACACAGCTCCTGGACAGATACTCCGAGTTGTGTCTTCAACGTGTGTGGCAGGCGAGCCGTTTCTCGGATGACATGACTAAGATGTTGCACGCTCAACCAGACGGGGATGCGTTCGACCAGCGGATGCAGCTCGCACGTCTGCGTCGGATCACCGCATCCCGCCACGCGCCCGCCGAACTGGCGGCGAACTACTCGGGACTTCCGCTCCCCCTTGAGTCCCGCCGGTGA
- a CDS encoding aldehyde dehydrogenase family protein, with protein sequence MPLLDPKTWQSSSLSGDEYAITEPATGDTLGTVTLAGAEDVGTAAEAARAAQAEWARLPHFVRASVLRKAGDLFAAHADELREWLVRESGSIPGKADFELHVAAQECYEPAALASRPAGQVLPSEAPRLSYTRRVPVGVVGVISPFNAPLILSIRSVAPALALGNAVVLKPDPRTAVCGGLSLAAVFAEAGLPEGLLHILPGGPEVGQALVADPRVPVISFTGSTAAGRAVGEAAGRHLKRAHLELGGNSALVVLEDADIDAVISTAAWGSFFHQGQICMTTGRHLVHQSLYEEYVERLAAKADSLAVGDPHRAEVHLGPLIDSGQLGKVHGLVEASTSRGAKLAAGGTHDQLFYRPTVLAGVDDQTPAYAEEVFGPVAPVRPFATADEAAALAAAGSYGLSLGIVTGDAARGLDLAERIPTGIVHINDQTVNDEAVAPFGGIAASGTGARFGGESNLEAFTDVRWTTVRGDVAAYPF encoded by the coding sequence ATGCCGTTGCTCGACCCGAAGACCTGGCAGTCCAGCTCCCTGTCGGGAGATGAGTACGCCATCACCGAGCCCGCCACCGGCGACACGCTCGGCACCGTCACCCTGGCCGGCGCCGAGGACGTCGGAACGGCCGCGGAGGCCGCCCGCGCCGCCCAGGCCGAGTGGGCACGCCTCCCGCACTTCGTGCGCGCCTCAGTGCTGCGCAAGGCCGGCGACCTGTTCGCGGCACACGCCGACGAGCTGCGCGAGTGGCTCGTCCGCGAGTCCGGGTCGATCCCCGGCAAGGCCGACTTCGAACTGCACGTCGCCGCCCAGGAGTGCTACGAGCCCGCCGCCCTCGCCTCCCGCCCGGCCGGGCAGGTCCTGCCCAGCGAGGCGCCCCGGCTGTCGTACACGCGCCGGGTCCCCGTCGGCGTCGTCGGCGTGATCTCCCCGTTCAACGCCCCGCTGATCCTCTCCATCCGCTCCGTCGCCCCGGCCCTCGCGCTCGGCAACGCGGTCGTGCTGAAGCCGGACCCGCGCACGGCGGTGTGCGGCGGTCTGTCGCTGGCCGCGGTCTTCGCGGAGGCCGGTCTGCCCGAGGGGCTGCTGCACATCCTGCCGGGCGGTCCGGAGGTGGGCCAGGCGCTGGTCGCCGACCCGCGCGTGCCCGTCATCTCCTTCACCGGGTCCACCGCCGCGGGCCGGGCCGTCGGCGAGGCCGCCGGGCGTCATCTCAAGCGCGCGCACCTGGAGTTGGGCGGCAACTCCGCCCTGGTCGTGCTGGAGGACGCCGACATCGACGCGGTGATCTCCACGGCCGCCTGGGGGTCCTTCTTCCACCAGGGCCAGATCTGTATGACGACCGGCCGCCACCTCGTCCATCAGTCCCTGTACGAGGAGTACGTCGAACGGCTCGCGGCCAAGGCCGACTCCCTCGCCGTCGGTGACCCGCACCGCGCCGAGGTCCACCTCGGCCCGCTCATCGACTCGGGCCAGCTGGGCAAGGTGCACGGCCTGGTGGAGGCCAGCACGTCCCGGGGCGCCAAGCTCGCCGCGGGCGGCACCCACGACCAGCTCTTCTACCGGCCGACCGTGCTCGCCGGCGTCGACGACCAGACCCCCGCCTACGCCGAGGAGGTCTTCGGTCCCGTCGCGCCCGTACGCCCCTTCGCGACCGCCGACGAGGCCGCCGCCCTCGCCGCGGCCGGCTCCTACGGCCTCTCCCTGGGCATCGTCACCGGGGACGCCGCTCGGGGTCTCGACCTGGCCGAGCGGATCCCGACCGGCATCGTGCACATCAACGACCAGACCGTCAACGACGAGGCCGTCGCGCCCTTCGGTGGCATCGCCGCCTCCGGCACCGGGGCCCGGTTCGGCGGTGAATCCAACCTGGAGGCGTTCACCGACGTGCGCTGGACGACGGTGCGCGGCGACGTGGCGGCGTACCCCTTCTAG
- the trxA gene encoding thioredoxin gives MSSTVELTKENFDETVTDNEFVLIDFWASWCGPCRQFAPVYEKAAEENPDLVFGKVDTEAQPELAAAFGIQSIPTLMIVRDRVAVFAQPGALPEAALKDVIGQARGLDMDEVRQAVAAQQAQAEQNGE, from the coding sequence ATGAGCAGCACCGTGGAGCTCACCAAGGAGAACTTCGATGAGACGGTCACGGACAATGAGTTCGTCCTGATCGACTTCTGGGCGTCCTGGTGCGGGCCGTGCCGTCAGTTCGCCCCGGTCTACGAGAAGGCGGCCGAGGAGAACCCTGATCTTGTGTTCGGCAAGGTCGACACCGAGGCGCAGCCGGAGCTGGCCGCCGCCTTCGGTATCCAGTCGATTCCGACGCTGATGATCGTCCGTGACCGGGTCGCCGTGTTCGCGCAGCCCGGGGCGCTGCCCGAGGCCGCCCTGAAGGACGTCATCGGGCAGGCCCGGGGGCTCGACATGGACGAGGTCCGCCAGGCCGTGGCCGCTCAGCAGGCGCAGGCCGAGCAGAACGGCGAGTAG
- a CDS encoding NAD(P)/FAD-dependent oxidoreductase — MTETDSIAYDVVVLGAGPVGENVADRTRAAGLSTAVVESELVGGECSYWACMPSKALLRPVIARADARRLPGLSQSVQGPLDTAAVLARRDEYTSHWKDDGQVRWLDGIGADLHRGHGRLTAPRTVEVTGSDGVRQVLTARHAVVVCTGSGAQLPDLPTLAEVEPWTSREATSAKAAPGRLVVVGGGVVATEMATAWQALGSRVTLLVRGKGLLSRMEPFAGELVAEALTEAGVDVRTGTSVEAVTREHGTVVVVTDGGDRIEADEILFATGRVPRTADIGLETIGLEPGSWLEVDDSLRVTGSEWLYAVGDVNHRALLTHQGKYQARIAGAAIAARASGVPLLESDPWGAHAATADHAAVPQVVFTDPEAAAVGLSLAEAEQAGHRVRAVDVEMSSVAGAGLYAEGYRGRARMVVDLEREILLGLTFVGAGVGELIHSASIAVAGQVPISRLWHAVPSYPTISEVWLRLLESYRDN; from the coding sequence ATGACGGAAACGGATTCCATCGCATACGACGTCGTGGTGCTCGGGGCCGGGCCCGTGGGGGAGAACGTCGCCGACCGCACCCGTGCGGCCGGGCTCTCCACCGCGGTCGTGGAGAGCGAGCTGGTCGGCGGCGAATGCTCGTACTGGGCGTGCATGCCCAGCAAGGCGCTGCTGCGACCGGTCATCGCCCGGGCGGACGCCCGCCGCCTGCCGGGCCTCAGCCAGTCCGTACAAGGCCCCCTCGACACGGCCGCGGTCCTCGCCCGGCGCGACGAGTACACCTCGCACTGGAAGGACGACGGCCAGGTCCGGTGGCTGGACGGCATCGGCGCCGACCTCCACCGCGGCCACGGCCGCCTCACCGCGCCCCGCACGGTGGAGGTGACCGGCTCCGACGGCGTACGGCAGGTCCTGACCGCCCGGCACGCCGTGGTCGTCTGCACCGGCAGCGGCGCCCAGCTGCCCGACCTGCCCACACTCGCCGAGGTCGAGCCGTGGACCAGCCGCGAGGCCACCAGCGCGAAGGCCGCTCCCGGCCGCCTGGTCGTGGTCGGCGGCGGCGTGGTCGCCACCGAGATGGCCACCGCCTGGCAGGCCCTCGGCTCCCGGGTCACGCTCCTGGTCCGCGGCAAGGGCCTGCTGTCCCGCATGGAGCCCTTCGCCGGCGAACTGGTCGCCGAGGCGCTCACCGAGGCGGGCGTCGACGTCCGCACCGGCACCTCCGTCGAGGCGGTGACACGGGAGCACGGCACGGTCGTGGTCGTCACCGACGGCGGCGACCGCATCGAGGCCGACGAGATCCTCTTCGCCACCGGCCGTGTCCCGCGCACCGCCGACATCGGCCTGGAAACCATCGGCCTGGAACCCGGCTCCTGGCTGGAGGTCGACGACAGCCTCCGTGTCACCGGCAGCGAATGGCTCTACGCGGTCGGCGACGTCAACCACCGCGCCCTCCTCACCCACCAGGGCAAGTACCAGGCCCGTATCGCGGGCGCGGCCATCGCCGCCCGCGCCTCCGGCGTGCCCCTCCTGGAGTCCGACCCCTGGGGCGCCCACGCCGCCACCGCCGACCACGCCGCCGTCCCCCAGGTCGTCTTCACCGACCCCGAGGCCGCCGCCGTGGGGCTCTCCCTGGCGGAGGCCGAACAGGCCGGCCACCGCGTGCGCGCCGTGGACGTCGAGATGTCCTCGGTCGCCGGTGCGGGCCTGTACGCCGAGGGCTACCGCGGCCGCGCCCGCATGGTCGTCGACCTGGAACGCGAGATCCTCCTCGGCCTCACCTTCGTCGGCGCCGGCGTCGGCGAACTCATCCACTCGGCGAGCATCGCCGTCGCCGGCCAGGTACCGATCAGCAGGCTGTGGCACGCGGTTCCGTCGTATCCGACGATCAGCGAGGTGTGGTTGCGGCTGCTGGAGTCGTACCGCGACAACTGA
- a CDS encoding ABC-F family ATP-binding cassette domain-containing protein, which produces MITASGVDVRVGARLLLSGISFHISPGDRIGLVGRNGTGKTTLLNTLAGTVRPAAGAVTRTGEVSHLPQDSRAADPTVTVTDRILSARGLDGAVRALRRAEEAMADGTQRAMNAYVRAEARFQAAGGYAAEAEAARVAAGLGVPARLMDRSLGALSGGQRRRVELARILFAEHGTLLLDEPTNHLDADSVAWLRTFLTNHQAGLVLISHDTSLLAGAVNRVFHLDPQRATIDIHNTGWDGYLAQREADERRRARERTNAERKAASLHAQAGKMRARVSTAVAAKNMARRADRMLADLEPVRRTAKVARIRLPEPAPCGRIPLGAISLTKSYGGHRVLRGVDLAVDRSSRLVVLGPNGSGKTTLLRILAGQARPDGGRVVHGHGFRPGYFAQEHDTLDGELTVGAQLASAAPHLTYGEVRRVLGSFLFTGDDADKPVGVLSGGEKTRLALAGLVHSGANVLLLDEPTNNLDPASRAEVLAAVGTYPGAIVMVTHDAGAVAALRPDRVLLLPEAEEDLWSEEYLELVSAQ; this is translated from the coding sequence ATGATCACCGCTAGTGGTGTCGACGTGCGCGTCGGCGCGCGTCTGCTGCTGTCCGGCATCTCCTTCCACATCTCCCCCGGCGACCGCATCGGCCTGGTCGGCCGCAACGGCACCGGAAAGACCACCCTGTTGAACACCCTGGCGGGCACGGTGCGCCCGGCTGCCGGGGCGGTCACCCGCACCGGCGAGGTCAGCCATCTGCCCCAGGACTCGCGCGCCGCGGACCCGACGGTCACCGTCACCGACCGCATCCTGTCCGCGCGGGGCCTCGACGGGGCCGTACGCGCCCTGCGCCGTGCCGAGGAGGCCATGGCCGACGGTACGCAGCGCGCGATGAACGCCTACGTGCGCGCCGAGGCCCGCTTCCAGGCCGCCGGCGGTTACGCCGCGGAGGCCGAGGCGGCCCGGGTGGCCGCGGGTCTCGGGGTTCCCGCCCGGCTGATGGACCGGTCGTTGGGTGCGCTGTCGGGCGGACAGCGCCGTCGCGTGGAGCTGGCCCGCATCCTCTTCGCGGAGCACGGCACCCTGCTGCTGGACGAGCCGACGAACCACCTGGACGCGGACTCGGTGGCCTGGCTGCGCACGTTCCTGACGAACCATCAGGCCGGGCTCGTGCTGATCAGCCACGACACGTCACTGCTCGCCGGCGCGGTGAACCGGGTCTTCCACCTGGATCCGCAGCGCGCCACGATCGACATCCACAACACGGGCTGGGACGGCTATCTCGCCCAGCGGGAGGCCGACGAGCGACGCAGGGCGCGCGAGCGGACGAACGCCGAGCGCAAGGCGGCGTCGCTGCACGCGCAGGCCGGGAAGATGCGCGCCCGCGTGTCGACGGCCGTGGCCGCGAAGAACATGGCCCGCCGCGCCGACCGTATGCTCGCCGACCTCGAACCGGTCCGCCGCACCGCGAAGGTGGCCAGGATCCGGCTGCCCGAACCGGCACCGTGCGGCCGGATCCCGCTCGGCGCCATCAGTCTGACGAAGTCGTACGGCGGCCATCGCGTCCTGCGGGGCGTGGACCTGGCGGTCGACCGGAGCAGCCGCCTGGTCGTCCTCGGCCCGAACGGTTCGGGAAAGACGACCCTGTTGCGCATCCTCGCCGGTCAGGCCAGGCCGGACGGCGGCCGGGTGGTCCACGGGCACGGGTTCCGTCCGGGCTACTTCGCCCAGGAACACGACACGCTGGACGGAGAGTTGACCGTGGGTGCGCAACTGGCGTCCGCCGCCCCGCATCTGACGTACGGCGAAGTGCGGCGCGTCCTGGGATCGTTCCTGTTCACCGGTGACGACGCCGACAAGCCGGTCGGTGTCCTGTCCGGCGGCGAGAAGACCCGTCTGGCGCTGGCGGGCCTGGTGCACTCCGGCGCGAACGTCCTTCTCCTGGACGAGCCGACCAACAACCTGGACCCGGCCTCCCGCGCCGAGGTCCTGGCCGCGGTGGGCACGTACCCCGGCGCGATCGTCATGGTCACCCATGACGCGGGCGCCGTGGCGGCGCTGCGCCCGGACCGGGTGCTGCTGTTGCCGGAGGCGGAGGAGGATCTGTGGAGCGAGGAGTATCTGGAGCTGGTGTCGGCGCAGTAG
- a CDS encoding peptide deformylase — MATPSDRAPLAEQVEQLLSTEGPLAIVAAGEPVLRRHTELFDGQLDPALLARFVEALRITMHAAPGVGLAAPQVGVPLRIAVIEDPAPVPHEVRLARGRVPQPFRVLVNPSYEPVGTARAAFFEGCLSVPGYQAVVARHPEVRLTGEDEHGRAVDEVFTGWPARIVQHETDHLDGVLYLDRAELRSLSSNQAIAERWAGPTPARAAEALGFELP, encoded by the coding sequence ATGGCAACTCCGAGCGATCGCGCACCCCTGGCCGAGCAGGTCGAGCAACTCCTGTCCACCGAGGGCCCGTTGGCCATCGTGGCGGCCGGCGAACCGGTGCTGCGGCGCCACACCGAACTCTTCGACGGCCAGCTGGACCCGGCGCTGCTGGCCCGCTTCGTCGAGGCCCTCCGAATCACCATGCACGCGGCACCGGGCGTCGGCCTCGCCGCACCACAGGTCGGCGTACCGCTGCGGATCGCGGTGATCGAGGACCCGGCACCGGTGCCGCACGAGGTGCGGCTGGCGCGCGGGCGGGTGCCGCAGCCGTTCCGGGTGCTGGTGAACCCGTCGTACGAGCCCGTCGGTACCGCTCGCGCCGCGTTCTTCGAGGGCTGTCTGAGCGTGCCGGGCTATCAGGCGGTGGTGGCCCGGCACCCCGAGGTGCGGCTGACGGGCGAGGACGAGCACGGGCGTGCGGTCGACGAGGTGTTCACGGGGTGGCCCGCCCGTATCGTGCAGCACGAGACGGACCATCTCGACGGCGTGCTCTACCTGGACCGGGCCGAGCTGCGCTCGCTGTCCTCGAACCAGGCGATCGCGGAGCGCTGGGCAGGGCCGACGCCGGCGCGGGCCGCAGAGGCGCTGGGCTTCGAGCTGCCGTGA
- a CDS encoding PepSY-associated TM helix domain-containing protein has translation MSTAPSTSPPEESTQLDAPASAPRRWAPLRPLILRLHFYAGVLVAPFLLVAAATGFLYAGAFQAEKIVYAHEMTVPVGDEKLPISEQVAAARKAHPEGTVSAIRPSPADDASTRVLLSGVKGVDADHTLAVFVDPYTAKVRGALEQYGSTGALPLRTWIDELHRDLHLGETGRLYSELAASWLWVIAGGGLVLWFSRRRALRKVRGTSGRRRTLGLHGTVGVWAAAGFFFLSATGLTWSAYAGAHIDELRTSLGQATPSVSATAGGDHAAHGAAAGTGGSGEHGVGLDKVLAAARAEGLGDPVEIVPPADASSAYVVKQVQRSWPTKQDAAAIDPSTGEVTDVLRFADHPVLAKLTRWGIDLHTGVLFGLVNQIALMLLALSLILLIVWGYRMWWQRGRGSAFGRPVPRGAWQQVPPQILVPLVAVVAVLGYFVPLFGISLAAFIVVDVVLGEMAQRRGKRTPAQVN, from the coding sequence ATGTCCACCGCTCCCTCGACCTCCCCACCCGAGGAGTCGACGCAGCTCGACGCCCCGGCCTCGGCGCCCCGCAGATGGGCACCGCTGCGTCCGCTGATCCTGCGTCTGCACTTCTACGCCGGAGTGCTCGTCGCGCCGTTCCTGCTCGTCGCCGCGGCCACCGGCTTCCTGTACGCCGGTGCGTTCCAGGCCGAGAAGATCGTGTACGCCCACGAGATGACCGTCCCGGTCGGCGACGAGAAACTGCCGATATCCGAGCAGGTCGCCGCCGCGCGCAAGGCCCACCCCGAGGGCACGGTCTCGGCGATACGGCCCTCCCCGGCGGACGACGCCTCCACCAGGGTCCTGCTGTCCGGCGTCAAGGGCGTCGATGCCGACCACACGCTCGCCGTGTTCGTCGACCCGTACACCGCGAAGGTGCGCGGCGCCCTCGAACAGTACGGCTCGACCGGCGCGCTGCCGCTGCGCACCTGGATCGACGAGCTCCACCGCGACCTGCACCTCGGTGAGACCGGCCGCCTCTACAGCGAGCTCGCCGCGAGCTGGCTGTGGGTGATCGCGGGCGGCGGCCTGGTGCTGTGGTTCTCCCGCCGCCGTGCCCTGCGCAAGGTGCGCGGGACCAGCGGGCGCCGCCGCACGCTCGGGCTGCACGGCACGGTCGGCGTCTGGGCCGCGGCCGGGTTCTTCTTCCTCTCGGCGACCGGCCTGACCTGGTCGGCGTACGCCGGCGCCCACATCGACGAGCTGCGCACCTCGCTCGGCCAGGCCACCCCGTCCGTCTCGGCCACGGCGGGCGGCGACCACGCGGCTCACGGCGCCGCCGCGGGTACCGGCGGGAGCGGCGAGCACGGCGTCGGCCTCGACAAGGTGCTGGCGGCCGCGCGCGCCGAGGGCCTGGGTGATCCCGTGGAGATCGTGCCGCCCGCCGACGCCTCGTCCGCGTACGTGGTGAAGCAGGTGCAGCGCAGCTGGCCGACGAAGCAGGACGCGGCCGCGATCGACCCGTCCACCGGCGAGGTCACCGACGTGCTGCGGTTCGCCGACCACCCGGTGCTCGCCAAGCTGACTCGCTGGGGCATCGACCTGCACACGGGCGTCCTCTTCGGCCTGGTCAACCAGATCGCCCTGATGCTGCTCGCGCTCTCGCTGATCCTGCTGATCGTGTGGGGCTACCGCATGTGGTGGCAGCGCGGGCGCGGGTCGGCGTTCGGTCGCCCCGTCCCGCGTGGCGCCTGGCAGCAGGTACCCCCGCAGATCCTGGTCCCGCTGGTGGCGGTCGTCGCCGTACTCGGCTACTTCGTACCGCTGTTCGGCATCTCGCTGGCCGCGTTCATCGTCGTGGACGTCGTCCTCGGAGAGATGGCGCAACGGCGGGGGAAGCGGACGCCCGCGCAAGTGAACTAG
- a CDS encoding tetratricopeptide repeat protein — protein MDTTYYDHGTPAERWERAQMFFDAKDYAAAARVLGKLVEEAPQQTGVRLLLARAYYHSAQLQRAEGELRVIVEHDPVEHYARLMLGRTLQRQGRDAEAEPHMRLASALAGDFERL, from the coding sequence GTGGACACGACGTACTACGACCACGGAACACCGGCCGAGCGCTGGGAGCGCGCGCAGATGTTCTTCGACGCCAAGGACTACGCCGCCGCCGCGCGCGTCCTCGGCAAGCTGGTCGAGGAGGCGCCGCAGCAGACCGGAGTGCGGCTGTTGCTGGCGCGCGCCTACTACCACTCGGCCCAACTGCAGCGGGCGGAGGGCGAGTTGCGCGTCATCGTCGAGCACGACCCCGTCGAGCACTACGCCCGGCTGATGCTGGGCCGCACTCTGCAACGGCAGGGACGCGACGCGGAGGCCGAGCCGCACATGCGCCTCGCCTCGGCGCTGGCGGGTGACTTCGAGCGGCTCTGA
- a CDS encoding MarR family transcriptional regulator, which yields MSATTPTTTTTPLVGPRVIALAHYAGRALLEQVLTRHGATFQQSVTLRLVAVADGPVERDRVIDGVVGSLKIDAAQAHSVVDELIAAELLAPQGPSQVRITDAGRELYDSTSAATAPITARIYAGLPTEDLAAAGRVLTLITERANAELAAMAG from the coding sequence ATGAGCGCGACCACTCCCACGACCACCACCACTCCCCTGGTCGGCCCCCGAGTCATAGCCCTGGCCCACTACGCCGGCCGCGCGCTTCTCGAACAGGTACTGACCCGCCACGGCGCGACATTCCAGCAGTCCGTCACCCTCCGACTCGTCGCCGTCGCCGACGGGCCGGTGGAGCGGGACCGCGTCATCGATGGTGTCGTCGGCTCGCTGAAGATCGACGCCGCGCAGGCCCACTCCGTGGTCGACGAACTGATCGCCGCGGAGCTACTGGCCCCTCAGGGGCCGTCCCAGGTGCGGATCACGGACGCCGGACGGGAGCTGTACGACAGCACTTCCGCTGCGACCGCCCCCATCACCGCCCGGATCTACGCCGGCCTGCCGACGGAGGACCTGGCCGCCGCCGGACGAGTACTGACCCTCATCACCGAGCGGGCCAACGCCGAACTTGCTGCCATGGCCGGCTGA
- a CDS encoding MarR family winged helix-turn-helix transcriptional regulator gives MSKGSENASPGFLVWRLSTKWRVAVDRAVTPLGLTHAQYALVASLYGMQRRGERPSQRRLADHTGLEPLYVSKLARSLETAGLLERTRDPRDPRAVQLALTEEGRERTRQAIRVVQGLLQQLLAPLGGLDSARTRELTRDLATLLDAPLDPLAPDSESDKEQP, from the coding sequence ATGAGCAAGGGTTCCGAGAACGCCTCGCCCGGTTTCCTGGTGTGGCGCCTGTCCACGAAGTGGCGGGTCGCGGTCGACCGGGCCGTGACCCCGCTGGGGCTCACCCATGCGCAGTACGCGCTGGTGGCCTCGCTGTACGGCATGCAGCGCCGCGGAGAGCGCCCCAGTCAGCGGCGCCTCGCCGACCACACCGGGCTAGAGCCCCTCTACGTCTCCAAGCTGGCACGCTCCCTGGAAACCGCCGGGCTCCTCGAACGCACCCGGGATCCCCGGGATCCGCGCGCGGTGCAGCTGGCGCTGACCGAGGAGGGTCGCGAGCGGACCCGGCAGGCCATCAGGGTGGTCCAAGGTCTCCTGCAGCAGCTGCTGGCGCCGCTCGGCGGCCTGGACAGTGCGCGCACCCGGGAGTTGACGCGCGACCTCGCGACCCTGCTCGACGCACCTCTTGACCCGCTTGCCCCAGACAGTGAATCCGACAAGGAGCAGCCATGA
- a CDS encoding pirin family protein — translation MSNLDREAVPAICGGRGFVVAEPVRELLSPRHVKLGESTEVRRLLPNLGRRMVGAWCFIDHYGPDDIADEPGMQVPPHPHMGLQTASWLHAGEVLHRDSTGSLQTIRPRELGLMTSGRAISHSEESPKSHARFLHGAQLWVALPDSHRHTDPRFEHHAELPVVTAPGLRATLILGGLDGANSPGTTYTPIVGADLTLERGADLRLPLEPDFEYAVLSMSGEAHVDGVPVLPGSMLYLGCGRTELPLRAGSDAGLMLLGGEPFEEELIMFWNWIGRSQEEIVQARQDWMEGSRFGEVKGYDGAPLPAPELPPVPLKPRGRVR, via the coding sequence ATGAGCAATCTTGATCGCGAGGCGGTGCCCGCCATCTGCGGCGGCCGCGGTTTCGTCGTGGCGGAGCCCGTACGCGAACTCCTCAGCCCTCGCCACGTCAAGCTCGGCGAGTCCACCGAAGTCCGTCGCCTACTGCCCAACCTGGGGCGGCGCATGGTCGGCGCCTGGTGCTTCATCGATCACTACGGCCCCGACGACATCGCCGACGAGCCCGGCATGCAGGTGCCGCCGCACCCGCACATGGGCCTGCAGACGGCGAGCTGGCTGCACGCGGGCGAGGTCCTGCACCGCGACTCGACCGGGAGCCTCCAGACCATCCGCCCGCGTGAACTGGGCCTGATGACCTCCGGCCGGGCGATCAGCCACTCCGAGGAGAGCCCGAAGTCCCACGCCCGCTTCCTGCACGGCGCCCAGCTCTGGGTCGCCCTCCCGGACAGCCACCGCCACACCGACCCGCGCTTCGAACACCACGCCGAACTGCCCGTCGTCACGGCGCCGGGCCTGCGGGCCACGCTGATCCTGGGCGGCCTCGACGGCGCGAACTCACCCGGCACGACGTACACCCCGATCGTCGGCGCCGACCTGACCCTCGAGCGCGGCGCCGACCTACGCCTCCCGCTGGAGCCGGACTTCGAGTACGCCGTCCTGTCCATGTCCGGCGAGGCACACGTGGACGGCGTGCCGGTGCTGCCCGGCTCGATGCTCTACCTCGGCTGCGGCCGCACCGAACTCCCGCTGCGCGCGGGCTCGGACGCCGGCCTGATGCTCCTCGGCGGCGAGCCGTTCGAGGAGGAACTGATCATGTTCTGGAACTGGATCGGGCGATCTCAGGAAGAGATCGTACAGGCCCGTCAGGACTGGATGGAAGGCTCCCGGTTCGGGGAGGTGAAGGGGTACGACGGGGCTCCACTACCGGCACCGGAACTGCCGCCGGTGCCGTTGAAGCCGCGAGGAAGAGTGCGCTGA